One Gloeothece verrucosa PCC 7822 DNA window includes the following coding sequences:
- the hypA gene encoding hydrogenase maturation nickel metallochaperone HypA — protein MHELGITQNIVAIVSEHARGVPVKRVTLEIGQLSAIMPEAIRFCFDVCCQDTVLEGATLEIVEIPGLGKCRQCGFHTGISQPFGICDRCGSAELEIVQGQELKIKEMEIEEICV, from the coding sequence ATGCACGAATTAGGAATTACTCAAAATATTGTAGCGATCGTCTCTGAACACGCTAGAGGAGTACCCGTCAAACGAGTAACCTTAGAAATTGGTCAACTTTCAGCCATTATGCCGGAAGCAATTCGCTTCTGCTTTGATGTTTGTTGTCAAGACACAGTTTTAGAAGGGGCAACCTTAGAAATTGTCGAAATTCCGGGTTTAGGAAAATGTCGTCAATGCGGCTTTCATACAGGAATTTCTCAACCCTTTGGAATTTGTGATCGCTGTGGCAGTGCAGAACTAGAAATCGTTCAAGGGCAAGAATTAAAAATTAAAGAAATGGAGATAGAAGAAATATGTGTGTAA